One window of the Paenibacillus beijingensis genome contains the following:
- a CDS encoding acyltransferase family protein, with the protein MKLNTKILDGFRFLLALWVAAGHFYILIGGTKFFNIPIISYLLGHPIIAVNGFMVITGFLMTYHYILRESKEPFREVSTGIKFVLRRLFRLYPVYFLAIMAAFFLVEYMYRFRAETLEFFTGSTLTAFGAESKMETPTLLGLFSHLLFVHGLIPHQDSSILSVAWSLSLEMQFYVLFPVIFAFLFTKKTHLKFIVLTILSTLISVLTLSFYKQYFDMPAALIFRMPIFLLGMMLAAAGLGKLKWRYVLLNGAVI; encoded by the coding sequence TTGAAGCTGAATACGAAGATCTTGGATGGTTTCAGGTTTTTGTTGGCGTTATGGGTTGCTGCCGGACATTTTTATATCCTTATCGGCGGCACGAAGTTTTTCAACATTCCGATCATTTCGTATTTATTGGGCCATCCGATCATCGCAGTTAATGGATTTATGGTCATCACGGGCTTCTTAATGACTTATCATTACATATTAAGGGAAAGCAAAGAGCCTTTCCGTGAAGTTTCGACCGGCATCAAGTTTGTCCTCAGACGGTTGTTCCGGTTATATCCGGTCTATTTTTTAGCGATCATGGCTGCGTTTTTCCTCGTGGAATACATGTATCGGTTTAGAGCGGAGACCCTTGAATTCTTTACCGGAAGCACCCTCACCGCATTTGGCGCCGAAAGCAAAATGGAAACGCCGACTCTATTGGGACTGTTTTCGCATTTATTGTTCGTTCATGGACTTATCCCTCATCAGGACAGCTCAATTCTATCCGTCGCATGGAGTTTATCATTGGAAATGCAGTTTTATGTTCTGTTCCCCGTCATATTTGCTTTCCTGTTTACGAAAAAGACCCATTTGAAATTTATCGTGCTGACCATCCTCTCCACGCTTATCTCCGTATTGACCCTTTCATTCTATAAACAATATTTTGATATGCCCGCCGCCCTGATTTTCAGAATGCCGATTTTTTTATTGGGAATGATGCTCGCCGCCGCAGGTTTGGGAAAACTGAAATGGAGATATGTGTTGTTGAACGGCGCAGTCATTTAG
- a CDS encoding virulence factor — MKLLSIEPTPSPNSMKLNVDETLARGRRISYTPADADSAPEPLRGLLEIAGVRGLFRTADFIALDRKPGADWAGILAKARELLQAADGQGASAGSGGPDAESGFGEAHVLVQMFRGIPMQVRVRTESGETRAALPKPFADAVGKAAGASMIRERMLEEFGVRYGEPEDIAAEIVRELEAAYPAERLDALAEASLALGGTDAPEGAPAPRPEPLDAARVLERFAAPDWQSRYAALERLEKADAAALPLLERALADENASIRRLAVVYLGDMRGPEALPLLFRALRDASASVRRTAGDTLSDIGDPAAVAPMIEALADRNKLVRWRAARFLYEAGDESAVPALETAAEDAEFEIRLQAQMALERIRSGEEAAGSVWQQMTAMRKGSAPAE, encoded by the coding sequence ATGAAATTGCTTTCGATAGAGCCGACGCCAAGTCCGAATTCCATGAAGCTGAATGTGGACGAGACGCTGGCGCGGGGACGAAGGATCAGCTACACGCCCGCCGATGCGGATTCCGCCCCTGAACCGCTGCGCGGGCTGCTGGAAATCGCAGGGGTGCGGGGACTGTTCCGGACGGCGGATTTCATCGCGCTGGACCGCAAGCCCGGGGCCGACTGGGCGGGCATTCTGGCCAAGGCGCGCGAGCTGCTGCAGGCCGCGGACGGCCAGGGAGCCTCCGCCGGCAGCGGCGGACCGGATGCGGAAAGCGGCTTCGGAGAGGCGCACGTGCTGGTGCAGATGTTCCGCGGCATCCCGATGCAGGTGCGCGTGCGTACCGAGAGCGGCGAGACGCGCGCCGCGCTGCCGAAGCCGTTCGCGGACGCGGTCGGCAAAGCCGCCGGGGCGTCGATGATTCGCGAGCGGATGCTGGAGGAGTTCGGCGTACGGTACGGCGAGCCCGAGGACATCGCGGCGGAGATCGTCCGCGAGCTGGAGGCGGCCTATCCGGCGGAGCGGCTCGACGCGCTCGCCGAAGCGTCGCTGGCGCTCGGCGGGACGGATGCGCCGGAGGGCGCGCCGGCCCCGCGCCCGGAGCCGCTTGACGCGGCGCGCGTGCTCGAGCGGTTCGCGGCGCCGGACTGGCAGAGCCGCTACGCGGCGCTGGAGCGGCTGGAGAAGGCGGACGCGGCGGCGCTGCCGCTGCTCGAGCGGGCGCTCGCCGACGAGAACGCCTCTATCCGGCGGCTAGCCGTCGTCTACCTGGGCGACATGCGCGGCCCCGAAGCGCTGCCGCTGCTGTTCCGCGCGCTGCGCGACGCCTCGGCGTCGGTGCGCCGGACGGCCGGCGATACGCTGTCGGACATCGGCGATCCGGCCGCCGTCGCGCCGATGATCGAAGCGCTGGCCGACCGCAACAAGCTCGTCCGCTGGCGGGCGGCGCGCTTCCTGTACGAAGCCGGGGACGAGAGCGCGGTTCCGGCGCTGGAAACGGCGGCCGAGGATGCCGAATTCGAAATCCGGCTGCAGGCGCAGATGGCGCTGGAGCGCATCCGCAGCGGCGAGGAAGCGGCCGGATCGGTATGGCAGCAGATGACGGCGATGCGCAAAGGCTCTGCGCCCGCTGAGTAA
- a CDS encoding Gfo/Idh/MocA family protein → MTQAPIRIGVIGAGGIGNVHIETFKQIPEAEVRAVTDAYLPLAEKRAEEHEIPVVHNSPEAMLADSEIDAVVIGVPNQFHAPLAVEALKSGKHVLLEKPMAIDSANARAILDAKMASGKTLMMAHQMRWNPIIRGIKEYIDNGSVGRIYNAKAGWCRKKGIPGWGSWFTRKDQAGGGPLIDLGVHMLDVSLYLMGSPRPVSVYGTTYAEFGPQRQGIGSWGTPNWDGYYDVEDLATAMIKMDNGATLTLDVSWAAHSTGIGEDPFLHLMGTEGGVSMLGSTGKFVTHDEEGVAETDIQPLEGESDRVLLSRHFLECVRTGREPITSGMSGYTNNRILDAIYESSRIGGEVKLIWN, encoded by the coding sequence ATGACTCAAGCACCAATTCGTATCGGAGTGATTGGCGCCGGAGGGATCGGCAACGTTCACATCGAGACATTCAAGCAAATCCCGGAAGCGGAAGTCCGCGCCGTGACCGATGCCTATTTGCCGCTGGCGGAAAAAAGAGCCGAGGAGCACGAAATTCCGGTTGTCCATAACAGCCCGGAGGCTATGCTCGCAGATTCGGAGATCGATGCCGTTGTCATCGGGGTGCCGAACCAGTTTCATGCGCCGCTGGCTGTAGAGGCGCTGAAGAGCGGCAAGCACGTGCTGCTGGAGAAGCCGATGGCGATCGATTCGGCCAATGCCCGCGCGATACTGGATGCAAAGATGGCGTCCGGCAAAACGCTGATGATGGCACACCAGATGCGCTGGAACCCTATCATCCGCGGCATTAAGGAATATATCGACAACGGCAGCGTCGGCCGGATCTACAACGCCAAGGCTGGCTGGTGCCGCAAGAAAGGGATTCCCGGCTGGGGCTCCTGGTTCACGCGCAAGGACCAGGCAGGCGGCGGCCCGCTGATCGACCTCGGCGTGCACATGCTGGATGTTTCCCTCTATCTGATGGGAAGTCCGCGTCCGGTCTCCGTATACGGCACGACGTATGCGGAATTCGGTCCGCAGCGCCAAGGAATCGGCAGCTGGGGAACGCCGAACTGGGACGGCTATTATGACGTCGAGGATCTGGCGACGGCGATGATCAAGATGGACAACGGCGCGACGCTTACGCTCGATGTAAGCTGGGCGGCCCATTCGACCGGAATCGGAGAGGATCCGTTCCTCCACCTGATGGGAACCGAAGGCGGCGTGTCGATGCTCGGCAGCACCGGAAAATTCGTCACTCACGATGAAGAAGGCGTGGCGGAGACCGACATTCAGCCGCTCGAAGGCGAGAGCGACCGGGTTTTGCTCAGCCGCCACTTTTTGGAGTGTGTGCGCACTGGAAGGGAACCGATCACTTCGGGAATGTCCGGCTACACGAACAACCGCATTCTCGACGCCATCTACGAATCGTCGCGCATCGGCGGCGAAGTGAAGCTGATCTGGAACTAA